In Candidatus Fermentibacter sp., a single genomic region encodes these proteins:
- a CDS encoding DUF932 domain-containing protein, whose translation MNPFAPVRLSPVAVNGCAVPQVGVEILNDEGDWEALNIHSQGYQLIPNTLVQQAAREITSRSSMSWTEEKTIWTGRFLSILYRSDRMVQLPEVGDAVSLGLRVENSYDGSAKFRLALMAFVLSCRNGLMSPRLFTTYTVKHDTAKEFDIEEAVGILNSGVEALEVLVPRIAGLSRMPLTVKRLSSVSRNIELPNRDWGHVLQQLEPARTMWDLMQAITHRVTHNTRGRSLITTSEEVGDYFLSRLAA comes from the coding sequence GTGAATCCCTTTGCCCCTGTCCGTCTGTCCCCAGTCGCGGTCAACGGTTGTGCCGTTCCCCAGGTCGGGGTCGAGATCCTCAACGACGAGGGGGACTGGGAAGCCCTGAACATCCACAGCCAGGGCTACCAGCTCATCCCGAACACCCTCGTCCAGCAGGCTGCTCGGGAGATCACCTCCCGCAGCTCGATGAGTTGGACCGAGGAGAAGACGATCTGGACCGGACGCTTCCTGTCGATCCTCTACCGCTCGGACAGGATGGTCCAGCTTCCCGAGGTCGGGGATGCCGTCTCGCTCGGCCTGCGTGTCGAGAACAGCTACGACGGATCGGCGAAGTTCCGTCTGGCGCTCATGGCCTTCGTGCTGTCGTGCCGGAACGGCTTGATGAGCCCGAGGCTCTTCACGACCTACACGGTGAAGCACGACACGGCGAAGGAGTTCGACATCGAGGAGGCAGTCGGGATCCTGAACAGCGGGGTAGAAGCCCTAGAGGTCCTGGTTCCCAGGATCGCAGGGCTCTCCAGGATGCCCCTCACGGTCAAGCGGCTGTCCTCCGTCTCGAGGAACATCGAACTGCCGAACCGTGACTGGGGTCACGTCCTCCAGCAGCTCGAGCCCGCCAGGACCATGTGGGACCTGATGCAGGCTATCACCCACAGAGTCACCCACAACACCCGTGGCCGGAGCCTCATCACCACCAGCGAAGAGGTAGGGGACTACTTCCTGTCCCGCCTGGCTGCCTGA